CCCATATTCTTTAAAACACTGAGAGTTGGTCtaaaaaatgacagaacaggaaCAAACGGAatgaatatatacatatttataaagtcctcccactgtccaaaccatgcatgttaggttatttGGTGACTAAATTGTCACTAGGAGTGAATGtgtatggttgtgtgtctcatttgtctttgtgtggccctgtgatggactggtgacccatCCAGGGTGTAACCTGCCTCTCAACCAATGACAGTTTGAATTTGGGTTCCAGCCCCCCACGTCCCTGTACTGGAtcaagtgggtatagaaaaaggatggatatatatatatatatatatatatatataaagcttGTCTCTCTAATACTAATACCAACTTGCATACTTAcaatatagaaaaaaaagagaccacAATCAACAGTCATTGTTAATGAAAAAGCGGCCCTAAGAGCCCGTTAGATTAATGTCAACTCTTATGCAGAAAAAAGTGAATACTTAAACATGGTGTACAAagtcaaagaaagaaaatacacaaataacagAACAAACATAATTGTTTTTAATTAGATCCAGAGGTCAGTCAGAAATGAAAGTGAGTTGGCTGTCACTTCCAGGAGGATGTAAAATCCATTCAAACATTGTGACACAAAGACTTTGTAGCATATACATTTTGGGAAGAACGTCAAATTTCTGGCATTACTGGTCAGTACAGTCAGGCACACGGGGCATCACCTAGGCAAAGTAAATGTCTTTATCATCACGGTTTGTGTCGCAGTGCATTTTCCCCAAGATAGACAGAATATTCTCCTGTGAGAGTGTGATGATGAGTTTCTAATCCCTGTAGCATCAAGGCAAATGACAACATTCAAGCCCGTTTTTACTTAACAAAGCACAACCTCTCCATTTGGAACTGATGCAGAGATACCTGATCAGCGTTTGGTGTGTCTGCCTTCTTTACAGCTTGAAGTGGATGACACGCAAGCAGCATGAGAGTGTGGGAACATCTTACAACATATTGTGCACCTGGTTTCAGTCTGTCGTCTGAGCGGAAGAGCGTGAGCCCTGTGAGTGTTTTCAGGGCATCCGACTCTCTCTGGGTGTTAAAATCTGTCCAGGTGGCAACATGAAATGAGGCCTGAGCGTAAAGTGTAGCAGCGTAGAAATTAATAATACATGTGCTGCTTTTGAAAATGTATGCAACTACTACAAGTCTACAGTATATAGGGTGGATTTATTTCTTATTCATGTCTGAGCGGAGCAAACACAgtgaattctgtttttattttttccactactattttattgttttctctGCTTTTGTGTCATTAAAATTTGTCACTTTATTGAACACCCTCCCTCTGTTCTATAGAGCGACTCAGGATGTTAGTAAGCAGTCAACTTTTGAACATGTACGGTGTTACGTGCGGTGTACATAGATGGTGTCTTCCTGATGTTAATTGCGTTGGCTTCATTACACTTTTATTCATAGCTGCATTTTTTATGTCTGCGTTTCAGGCTGTTTGTATAGTTTGGTTGTAAAGCAAACCAAGGATGACTATGCTAATATACcactacagacagaaatgaATATAAGAAGTTATGGATTGAGTATGAGTTATGTGACTGAAAGTACAGCAATATCAATATGGCTTGCAACTCCAttatgtttagtttttgtttttcctgaagCACATAAATCATTGataataattaatttattaCTGTGTGCAATGTACGTATGAGTGCAGATTCTCACGTGTCGATGTCTGTACACATACAGTCATTAGTGGACAGACAACACCGTATATGTGTGTGCTTTAGAGACTGAGTAGGTGTTGGATAGCAGTGGAGAGGTCTCCTCCTGAGCTGATGAGTGCCTGAAGGTTTGCCTGTCTGTCTCTGAACCCAATTGAGCTCAGCTGCTCCAGCTCCTTTTGGAATTCGTCCTCCTCATGACGGACCTGAAGCGACATGACGCAAGAGTTATTTGAAGTCTTTCTTATCCCAATAACACCACAAATCATTTGCAAAGAGGTCTTGTGCCTTTAGGAGTGAAAACACAACCCATAAGTCAGCCTTCAGCTGTTGTCCTTCAATCCctgaaaacaaatacaaaaacaaaatcgAACAGATGGATACATTTTCAGAGACCATCTGTAGAGAGACCTTCCGTATAGTCTGCGCTGCCAGACTGAATCATAACAAGAAATGTGCACTACTCAACATCATCCCTGCTGAGTTTTCTTTTTCGATCAAACTGGACAAATGGAGAACTGCGGGATAAAAAGCGTAAACAGGAGCACTGACTTCTTCTGTGGCAAGTAACTCAACATCAGAGGATAGAAAACTTACTTATGTACATTTAGAAATAATACAACTACTACTAATAATTATAACAatcatgataataataatacaacagTACTGCAAAGGATCTGTTTTCGAAAAAGTATTTCCTATGCTAATAGTTTAAATTCACCAACATTTCAGATCATCATTAGCAGGGTAATAAAGAAACACCGACATACCTCATTGTTGGTGTTAGCCAGAGCCTGTAGCATCTGTTGTACAAacttctgctgctgctctgttactGTGGCAACCTGAATCCCGCTTTCTGACTGACTGTTCAGAGCACAGTCAGATGCGAGCCCAGGAGCTTCATTAACACTGGCACCACTGGTTCCAGGTCCAGCTCTGCAGGATAGATAGGTGGTGGTATTTTTATGACATCTTTAAAATGCAATTATTTTCACAAGGCGAGAATAAAATTAACTAAGCGAGAATAGATTAAAGTCAAAGTGTAATGTCTGCTTGTTCTCACGTTGGCAGGAGGGAGGGAGCCTCTGCAGCCAGAGTCTGCAGGCCCTGTTGGATCTGTAGCAGAGCCTCCGTTGCTCTGGGGTTCAACATGACCGACAGCAGCTCCGGACTCTGCATCTACACATTATTGAGAATTAATAATCAGATTTTAATGATAAAAGCACAAGGGTGCTGTCATTACAGCAAATGACATTTGTGGCAGCTGTATCATGTAAGGATTTTAGTAAGAGAAAATTGATGCCATATATGATCATCCCAACAACTCTCAATCTACTGAAAATACATCTATTTGAAAGGTCAACACTGGTATCTATTAAAGAGAAACATAGAAATATTCTATCGAGACTGCAGAGTAACACTGAAACGAATAAACAGACCTGTTGCAAAAAAAGAGGAATTTCCTGTCTCATTTGTTGTTGAAGCTGAGGGTTTCCTGAGAACAATGGATGGCTCAGCAGCATCTGTAACAATATGAGAATTAAAGCAATAAACCTCTTTGTTTCTTTAGTGGAAGGAAAGATTCTGCATCCACCTGGTGAAAATATGTGGCCTTGTCGGCTATCACGCTTAAATTAGAGGCCTGTGGTTTTACTAACATCTAGTGGTGAGGCAGCTAATTGCAATCAGCTGAATACCTCTTTAACTTTGTGGGGGAAACCTCATTTAAGCCTAAACATGTAGAAGACTGTCTCTAATGGCAATTTTTCCTCTTTCCTTTCTGGACTTACAAACATGTCAGACTCCACCGCTACCAAAAGGATCAAATTAAGactgtaaaaacacaaaaattcaTCATGTTTGTAAGCTAGCatacattgtgtgtgtgtgtgtgtgtgtgtgtgtgtgtgtgtgtgacacctgtgCAGCCAGGTCAGGGTTGTGGCTGAGGCAGTTCAGAAGACTGCTGACATATGGCCCACACAGCAGACTCTCCATCAGACCTGGACTCGCTGTGATCTCCTCCAGCAGTGACTGCATACCTGGAGCAAGAGGAAGCAGGCCACAGgtacaaaatgacaaaaaaaaaaaagctacgcCTCGTTATTTCTAAAACAATTAAAGCCTCTCACATTAAGTCAGGACTGCTTTAGATGTATAAGGACATAAATGTGCTTCTTCTATAAACTGGCTGTGTTTATTTGGTGACAGATAAGTTTTGCTGCGTAATGAGGGCATTAGAAACTTGTAGAGTTGAATTGTGTGGACTGTATCATCTTGCCTGCAGTAATAGTGTTCTGAGTTCTTGGATCAGCTGTGGGAGTGGCAGTCAGCTctctgagaggatctgtggagTCACTGGAGGGGGGTGGTGTTGACTTGCTGTGTACCTCCGGTGACTGAGCATTTCCAAATGTCAATGTCAATTTGATTTCTACAGCACGTTTAAATGACAACTGGACTTATCTTTCTCGAGAATACACAACAGATACAGACATCTCAAATGACAGGTGTAACACACAGGATAAATTTGACCCAATCTGAAAACATAACTAAGAGGAATGTCCCCTTCAGAGCCATACCTGTGATAGTTTGCCACTAGGCTGGTGTGTTTTTGCCTCCATCTTCTGAAAGATGTCAGAAGAACCTGGGATGGCTTCAGGGTCGTCTAATGCTCCGTCTTCATTCTGCATCACTCCCTCTATCATTTCAGGGTTTCTGATGAGCTCCAGCACCTGGGGAGGTAAGCAGGCGGGATAAGATGTCCAATGAACTGGTGGGCAAAATCAGTCAAGGAGAACACAACAATTCACCACAAACAACTAAATTCCCATATAAACCATGCATCCTAACAATGATGAACTTGCACAATGTGCCAATATGTGCCACATTTCTACATGTGCATGACCCATCCTTCAAAAATACACTCACACACCTGATTGATGACATCTGTGTTCAGTATGCTTTCTGCATCAGGGTTTGTTTGCAGGACCTGCTGAATCTGGGGATTAGACAGAATGAGCTGTCTCGTTAGTTGAGGGCCGGAGGTGGAGAGGGTGCTCTGCACAAAGGGGCTGCCCAGGATAAGACGCATCATCTCGGGGTCACCCACCAGTTGGCTCTCCATCTGCCGCTGGATTGCAGGGAAGAAACCCGACTCACTGTTTTCCAAGCCAAGACTTTCTAAACCCTCGACTGAAACGAGATGGGTTCAAAAGAACGGGTGCTTGTACAGGAAATGCAATGGAGAGCCGAGTGGCAGATATCAGCTGGAGGTGCGGGATCATTGGTGTTCTTACCCAGGCATAGTGGTGAAGTTGGAGTCGTTGTTAGGGTGGGATCAGGGTTGAGAGGAGCTGTGACTTCTGATTTGACTCTTTCTGATGTTGAATCATCAAGGGGCTGAGCAGATATAGGCTGAGGCCTGGGCAAGAGAGACTGAGTCAAGGTTTCAGATCTCTATTCAAAGCTCTTTATACATGTGGAGTTTTATGGTACAAACCCCATTTATATGTAGCCTACATAGTTTTTGCCACCAACATGTAACAGGACAGAATATCAGTAAGACCTTCAGCAGATGTTGACTTTATGAGTCAAAGCTTTGAACAAAACACTTTAAGAAAGACACAGTAACTCCATATCACAGAACTGATTTATGAACAAAGGTGTCGATCTAATTTAATCTTTCTCCGGCTGAAATTTCAGTAGGCCTACCCCCGGCCCCTCCTGTAAAAGGCAGTTTACCCCTTCAAATTTACAGTTCTTACATTTAGCAACAAACAAAATATTCATATTTGCAAGTCAGTAAAAGCGTATCTGACCACATCCTGTCCATCctcagtgtgtgtttgcgtACCTTTGGATCATACAGAGCTTGACTGACCCATTTTGTCGTTTAATGTGACTAATGAGTTCTGACTCTCTGAGGACCCGGCCTGAGTGGATCAGCACCAGCTGCTCTGCTGAGGCTCCCAGTCGCTCTGACAGAACCCATTTCAGCTGTACACAAAGGCACAAATAACAAGCACTTTGCAAACCGAAAACACAGCAGCAACGGCACTGATTGTCGTCTGGGTATTTTAACCATAACATCATACGATGTGGGAACATCAAATCAAGCCTTAGTACGCTCAAAGCGTCCGACGACGAGTTCGGACCCCCTGACCTGTCTGACGGTGCAGTCTCCTCTGACAGTGAGGTGTCTGCTTCCCGTGACGGATCTGATGGCAACCTGGATCTTTCCTGACCTGTGACGGCCATCAGCTGCTTTGGGTTCACCTTTTACCGTGGCCGACATCTCCGTCCTGTCCGGAGTGATGTTGAGGATGAGCAGACCTGGAGCGCGCAGTCCTTGGGcggaggagtgtgtgtgtgtgtgtgtgtgtgtgtgtgtgtgtgtgtgtgtgtgtgtgtgtgtgtgtgtgtgtgtgtgtgtgtgtgtgtgtgtgtgtccggatgactctgcagaaagttgtgTAAATGTGGGCCGGCTGTAACCCAACTGCGCAGTGACGCGCACACCCAGAACCCGCATCTTCATGAATGAACATTGCAGCCCGATGCAGCACAAAATGACTTTGTAATCACTGGGCTATATTTTCTTAACTTATCGATCACTCGTGCAACGGGAGACTACTTAAAGATGTACTACACCACTCATTTTCATCAGCATCTCAAAGACTTCATCTGGAAGTTTTACCACTTTAAATCCTTTCCACGTTAAAAGTAAACATTTATTAGATAGTTAAGCACAATGGATCGAAATTAAAATGTTCACCGCTAATCTTTGACACACATATAGCCAACAGTTTTCATTTGagttaaattttttattttgtaagtttTAATAATCGTAACTGTTGTTTCTGAACAAAATCTTGTGACTCTGTAAGTGGCAGATTTTAATGTGTTGTTTGTGTAAAGCACATTGTTTGGTTTTGAAATATCCTCATTAAGAATATATCTGTTGGGCATTATCTATACTTCAGCCCGCACTGCAGCACTCTGCATTTCAGAAACAAACCATTCTGTAAATTgttgacataaaataaaaaacgatGCAATTAGTTCTTTTCactgaaaaagtgttttatttacttaacagtgagagagagaaaaagaaaaaacgaacAAACATacgtttttaaatcagtcattttggCATCAAAACCCATGAAAAGACAGTCTTTGACAATACTTATGATGCAGTTGCACTTTGATGCCTGCAGAGGGCAGCACAGTGCGACAAGCAACCATTTTACAGACTTTAAActcaattacattttaaaggcTTTGCAAATCTTCATTGTGTAACACTGCATGCCATGTCTGGAGtgtgctgtatgtgtgtgtctgtgttaagGGGTGCATgcaggttgaaagaaaaaaagagaacccTGATTATGGTCAGTAGTGTTTTACAGCTTGATAATTTGTTTATtcaatttttcttttcagacaAGTGCCCTGGCCCCCCTCCCCCCGAAACCTTCATAAATCCATCTCGGAGCCTTTCTTCCCTTTCTTGTTTCCCTGCATAAGAGAAAAGTACACAGATAACACAGGCATTTAAATAAGTGGAAGCATTTTACTGAGACTCAAGTTAACCACCGAATTTACGTTTTTAGGGATTATATGTCTTAATTTAGCCACACAAGGTGACAGTCATTTGCAACAACAACCCTCTTGTCCTGAGGTGCAAACCAGCCCATCAACGTGCAGCCCACATGTGTcattattggaaaaaaaagcagcatgAATGCaagtacacacaaaaaaaaacaaccaatatACAAGTATTAGTTAATACACCAATACAATCTGACCCTTGATCAGCCTTTTTAAGGTGACAAGATACAACGCAGAAGTGCATGAAAACGAGTGATTATTTGTACTCTCACCTGATGTTTTGGTTGTTCCGACTGCAGTCCTTTAACTTTAGATCTTTCTTGTTCAAGGGCAGCGTGTAATAATGTTACCTGAATAAAAGTATAAATACATTACTCATATGCACAAGCGTGTTGTGCTATCCAACAGCTCCACACTCCTCTTTCAGTGCTACACACCTGTGATGACAGTTCTTCCTTAATATGCAGTAATTCTTCCACCTGTAGAAGGATTTCTGCTTTGTCCTTCACTgaaagaaagagacaaaaaaaaacatcagaataGAACATGTGAAAGCATCAGAAGGAAAATGTATTTAGTGCTCAACTCACTCTCTCCCTGTTGGAGCATTTTAAGCAGCTGGGCATTTCTTGCTTTCACCTCTTTGTATTTCACCTGCAGAGTTAACAAGTGAGAGGGATTATTTGTGGAGTACAGCGCATTTCCCACATTAGAAGCATAGGGAAGCATATCGTGCTACATGAGTGGTTTCACACGCTGGGAACTGCATGACATGGAGTCCACCATAACCAACTGTTACACGTTCAATCACAGCCTCTGCAGTATTAGAAATGTGGGGTTTGAATGGTCTACACAAAGGCTCAGGTGAGTGGTAAAGGTCACATGAATGCGTGATCCAAGGCTTCCCAGCAGCACACTGTATTGTAATGACACAATAATATACATAAGGTCCATCTCAGCGCTGGTCATACCGAGACCAGCGCTGAGATGCTTCACTTGTTGCCATCaattaaagacttcattttcacttgaattactccggtccgttcttgagctccCAACTAAAAGAACCAAATCTAACAACGTCTAACCCTCCTTGCACCTGTATAACCCTCCACTTAAGATGGCCTCCACCCTCGCTACTTGGCATCACTTCTACCTGCCGCATGCACTCACACCAGGTTCAGTGAAGGGACGAGGAGCGGCCCTTGTGTGTCATGGGAGGCTCGCCTCACAGCACAGTCAGAAACTGGAAGTCTGGGAAGGCTAACAGCCCCAGCAGCTGGCTTCCTTTGCAGTAAGAATAATGACCTGAAAGCAATCAGCCTTGTAGCCTAGCTCTTTCTTCCAACTCTTTTAAAAACCACTATATTTTAAGCAGATCAGCTGCTGACAGAAAGAACACAGACTGTCACAGTCCACTGAATTAGCAAGCTATTTGTATCGTAGTCGTCTGACAAAAAGTCCCGTTATCACCACTTCCTGTTGGACGGGCGAGACACTGAGTCCATGACACACTCAGGAGGACGGTACCTCTGATTTTTATGACAAAACGCACACGGGGATGTCAAAATGGAGACAGAGAAATGTCAAAAGGATACAAGGACATGAATGCGAATGGGAGAATAAAGAAAGGGAGAAAATCCTAAGAGGCGTGAAAGTGAGATAAATACATCTAGAAattagggggaaaaaagacaaaaattaaactaaaattAAACGCAATAATAAATCCTTTGTGGGAAGAGAAGAAAggtgaaaagaaaataatatatacataaagggataaaaaataaacaaagagaaataaaacataaccgactgagaaaaagaaataaaattgaaaattaaaaaggcagagcaaATAATTGGGATTATTATCGTAAACTCAATAACATAAAATCAATAGAGGGGGAAATTAAAGCAGACATATGAATCAATATTTCACATTATTGCtgatttaatatatatatatatctgaatCGCATTTATTGGCATATTAATTCATTTACTGagccatttattcatttttgtatttatttctgaTAATGGAGGTTTCAGTCCTCCATATGTGGTTGATTGGCGTAAAATTAGCTATAAATGGATATGTGTGCTGGTCTGTAGCCATTCCACAACAG
This Odontesthes bonariensis isolate fOdoBon6 chromosome 6, fOdoBon6.hap1, whole genome shotgun sequence DNA region includes the following protein-coding sequences:
- the LOC142382890 gene encoding ubiquilin-1-like isoform X1, whose protein sequence is MAVTGQERSRLPSDPSREADTSLSEETAPSDRSGGPNSSSDALSVLRLDLMFPHRMMLWLKYPDDNQCRCCCVFGLQSACYLCLCVQLKWVLSERLGASAEQLVLIHSGRVLRESELISHIKRQNGSVKLCMIQRPQPISAQPLDDSTSERVKSEVTAPLNPDPTLTTTPTSPLCLVEGLESLGLENSESGFFPAIQRQMESQLVGDPEMMRLILGSPFVQSTLSTSGPQLTRQLILSNPQIQQVLQTNPDAESILNTDVINQVLELIRNPEMIEGVMQNEDGALDDPEAIPGSSDIFQKMEAKTHQPSGKLSQSPEVHSKSTPPPSSDSTDPLRELTATPTADPRTQNTITAGMQSLLEEITASPGLMESLLCGPYVSSLLNCLSHNPDLAAQMLLSHPLFSGNPQLQQQMRQEIPLFLQQMQSPELLSVMLNPRATEALLQIQQGLQTLAAEAPSLLPTAGPGTSGASVNEAPGLASDCALNSQSESGIQVATVTEQQQKFVQQMLQALANTNNEVRHEEDEFQKELEQLSSIGFRDRQANLQALISSGGDLSTAIQHLLSL
- the LOC142382890 gene encoding ubiquilin-1-like isoform X3, giving the protein MSATVKGEPKAADGRHRSGKIQVAIRSVTGSRHLTVRGDCTVRQLKWVLSERLGASAEQLVLIHSGRVLRESELISHIKRQNGSVKLCMIQRPQPISAQPLDDSTSERVKSEVTAPLNPDPTLTTTPTSPLCLVEGLESLGLENSESGFFPAIQRQMESQLVGDPEMMRLILGSPFVQSTLSTSGPQLTRQLILSNPQIQQVLQTNPDAESILNTDVINQVLELIRNPEMIEGVMQNEDGALDDPEAIPGSSDIFQKMEAKTHQPSGKLSQSPEVHSKSTPPPSSDSTDPLRELTATPTADPRTQNTITAGMQSLLEEITASPGLMESLLCGPYVSSLLNCLSHNPDLAAQMLLSHPLFSGNPQLQQQMRQEIPLFLQQMQSPELLSVMLNPRATEALLQIQQGLQTLAAEAPSLLPTAGPGTSGASVNEAPGLASDCALNSQSESGIQVATVTEQQQKFVQQMLQALANTNNEVRHEEDEFQKELEQLSSIGFRDRQANLQALISSGGDLSTAIQHLLSL
- the LOC142382890 gene encoding ubiquilin-1-like isoform X2, producing the protein MAVTGQERSRLPSDPSREADTSLSEETAPSDRSGGPNSSSDALSVLRLDLMFPHRMMLWLKYPDDNQCRCCCVFGLQSACYLCLCVQLKWVLSERLGASAEQLVLIHSGRVLRESELISHIKRQNGSVKLCMIQRPQPISAQPLDDSTSERVKSEVTAPLNPDPTLTTTPTSPLCLVEGLESLGLENSESGFFPAIQRQMESQLIQQVLQTNPDAESILNTDVINQVLELIRNPEMIEGVMQNEDGALDDPEAIPGSSDIFQKMEAKTHQPSGKLSQSPEVHSKSTPPPSSDSTDPLRELTATPTADPRTQNTITAGMQSLLEEITASPGLMESLLCGPYVSSLLNCLSHNPDLAAQMLLSHPLFSGNPQLQQQMRQEIPLFLQQMQSPELLSVMLNPRATEALLQIQQGLQTLAAEAPSLLPTAGPGTSGASVNEAPGLASDCALNSQSESGIQVATVTEQQQKFVQQMLQALANTNNEVRHEEDEFQKELEQLSSIGFRDRQANLQALISSGGDLSTAIQHLLSL